The Azospirillum brasilense genome window below encodes:
- the glgX gene encoding glycogen debranching protein GlgX, whose protein sequence is MSISTATRTAVWPGKSYPLGANWDGFGVNFALFSAHAEKVELCLFDQTGQREVERVVLPEHTDEVWHGYLPEARPGLLYGYRVHGPYEPLAGHRFNPNKLLLDPYAKALFGPFRWSDAHYGYRVGSTREDLSFDRRDNARGMPKCRVVDRAFTWGHDRHPAVPWSDTVIYETHIGGFTMRHPEVPAPLRGTFAGMSTHAVIDYLKALGITSVEFLPVQSFADDRHLVGQGLRNYWGYNSVGFFAPEPRYMTTGVLSEFKTMVARLHEAGIEVILDVVYNHTGEGNHLGPTLSFKGIDNLSYYRLLPDNPRFYINDTGTGNTLNLSHPRVLQMVMDSLRYWVTEMHVDGFRFDLATVLAREPYGFDPGSGFLDAVRQDPALADVKLIAEPWDVGPGGYQVGNFPPGWAEWNDRYRDTVRRYWRGDDGMLPELAGRIAGSSDLFEKRGRRPWSSVNFVTAHDGFTLHDLVSYNDKHNWANGEDNRDGHSANHSWNHGVEGETDDPAIREARAKQKRNLLATLFLSQGTPMMLAGDEIGHSQKGNNNAYCQDNETSWLDWARLKGEGGPMLAFVKRLIALRKAHPVLRRPVFLHGRRTSPNGLKDIVWYTPQGAEKSAEDWRNGHARCIMLLLNGHAGTYTGVDGAPQDDGVLLIVLNAHTDTVNVTLPEVPDARGWRSVLDTRVADGAGDGRMQLAGRTMPVDGRTALVFVQVDSPGR, encoded by the coding sequence ATGTCCATCTCCACCGCCACGCGCACCGCCGTCTGGCCCGGCAAGTCCTATCCGCTGGGGGCGAACTGGGACGGGTTCGGGGTCAACTTCGCCCTGTTCTCCGCGCACGCCGAGAAGGTCGAGCTGTGCCTGTTCGACCAGACCGGCCAGCGCGAGGTCGAGCGGGTCGTCCTGCCGGAGCACACCGACGAGGTCTGGCACGGCTATCTGCCGGAGGCCCGGCCCGGCCTGCTCTACGGCTACCGGGTCCACGGCCCCTACGAGCCGCTGGCGGGGCACCGCTTCAACCCGAACAAGCTGCTGCTCGACCCCTACGCCAAGGCGCTGTTCGGGCCGTTCCGCTGGTCGGACGCCCATTACGGCTACCGCGTCGGCTCGACGCGCGAGGATCTGTCCTTCGACCGGCGCGACAACGCGCGCGGCATGCCGAAGTGCCGGGTGGTCGACCGCGCCTTCACCTGGGGCCACGACCGGCACCCGGCGGTGCCTTGGTCGGACACGGTCATCTACGAGACTCATATCGGCGGCTTCACCATGCGCCATCCGGAGGTGCCGGCCCCGCTGCGCGGCACCTTCGCCGGCATGTCGACCCACGCTGTGATCGACTATCTGAAGGCGCTGGGCATCACCTCGGTGGAGTTCCTGCCGGTGCAGTCCTTCGCCGACGACCGGCATCTGGTTGGGCAGGGCTTGCGCAACTACTGGGGCTACAACAGCGTCGGCTTCTTCGCGCCCGAGCCGCGCTACATGACCACCGGCGTGCTGTCGGAGTTCAAGACCATGGTCGCCCGCCTGCACGAGGCGGGGATAGAGGTCATCCTCGACGTGGTCTACAACCACACGGGCGAGGGCAACCATCTCGGCCCGACCTTGTCCTTCAAGGGCATCGACAACCTCAGCTACTACCGGCTGCTGCCCGACAACCCGCGCTTCTACATCAACGACACCGGCACCGGAAACACCCTGAATCTCAGCCACCCGCGCGTCCTCCAGATGGTCATGGACTCCTTGCGCTACTGGGTGACGGAGATGCACGTCGATGGCTTCCGCTTCGACCTCGCCACCGTCCTGGCGCGGGAGCCCTATGGCTTCGACCCCGGTTCGGGCTTCCTCGACGCCGTGCGGCAGGACCCGGCGCTGGCCGACGTCAAGCTGATCGCCGAGCCGTGGGACGTTGGTCCCGGCGGCTATCAGGTCGGCAACTTCCCGCCGGGCTGGGCGGAGTGGAACGACCGCTACCGCGACACCGTGCGCCGCTATTGGCGGGGCGACGACGGCATGCTGCCGGAACTGGCGGGGCGCATCGCCGGCTCGTCGGACCTGTTCGAGAAGCGCGGGCGCCGGCCCTGGTCGTCGGTGAACTTCGTCACGGCGCACGACGGCTTCACCCTGCACGACCTCGTCTCCTACAACGACAAGCATAACTGGGCCAACGGCGAGGACAACCGCGACGGCCATTCCGCCAACCATTCCTGGAACCACGGGGTGGAGGGCGAGACCGACGACCCGGCGATCCGCGAGGCCCGCGCCAAGCAGAAGCGCAACCTGCTGGCCACCCTGTTCCTGTCGCAGGGCACGCCGATGATGCTGGCCGGCGACGAGATCGGCCACAGCCAGAAAGGCAACAACAACGCCTATTGCCAGGACAACGAGACCTCCTGGCTCGACTGGGCGCGGCTGAAGGGCGAGGGCGGGCCGATGCTGGCCTTCGTCAAGCGGTTGATCGCCCTTCGCAAAGCCCATCCGGTGCTGCGCCGTCCGGTGTTCCTGCACGGCCGCCGGACCTCGCCGAACGGATTGAAGGACATCGTCTGGTACACGCCGCAAGGGGCCGAGAAATCGGCGGAGGATTGGCGCAACGGGCACGCGCGCTGCATCATGCTGCTGCTGAACGGCCATGCCGGAACCTACACCGGGGTGGACGGCGCGCCGCAGGACGACGGGGTGCTGCTGATCGTGCTGAACGCCCACACCGACACGGTCAACGTCACCCTGCCGGAGGTGCCCGACGCGCGCGGCTGGCGGAGTGTGCTCGACACCCGCGTGGCGGAT
- the glgB gene encoding 1,4-alpha-glucan branching protein GlgB: MPNDIRTGNRAKAQEASPKAASPLSGGIEAIVHADHGDPFAILGMHQTGKDQPVEVRAFIPGAEKLWVVDSASGDPVGEADKVHGEGFFVAVLSDRKEPFRYRLRVQFPLATVEFEDAYRFWSVLGELDIHLLAEGTHLKSFERLGAHPREIDGVAGVAFAVWAPNARRVSVVGDFCDWDGRRLPMRKRTEAGVWEIFVPHATVGQRYKFEIKGAGGDLLPLKSDPYAFQAEFRPQTASVVHGLPSYDWQDAEWQRTRSASADLTAPISIYEVHLGSWARVPEEGDRFLTYRELAERLVPYVKDLGFTHIELLPITEHPFDGSWGYQPIGMYAPTSRHGTPEDFKYFVDACHAAGIGLLLDWVPGHFPTDPHGLGWFDGTHLYEHADPRQGYHQDWNTLIYNFGRTEVQNFLLGNALFWLEHYRLDGLRVDAVASMLYLDYSRKAGEWVPNRFGGRENLESIAFLKRMNELTYGHHQGIMTVAEESTAWPAVSRPVYLGGLGFGYKWNMGWMHDTLEYMAKDPIHRRYHHHQLTFGLIYQFSENFVLPLSHDEVVHGKGSLINKMPGDDWQKFANLRAYYGFMFAHPGKKLLFMGGEFGQWREWSEARSLDWHLLEEPLHHGLHALVRDLNGMYRGLKPLHQTDCDPAGFEWIEANDSDNSVLAFLRKSGEDPEHHVVVVCNFTPMPRDGYRVGVTLPGRYEEVLNTDAPEYGGSGVGNAGGVASEETEWHGRPHSITLTLPPLGTLVLERKAG; this comes from the coding sequence ATGCCGAACGACATCCGAACGGGAAACCGTGCCAAGGCGCAGGAAGCGTCGCCGAAGGCCGCGTCGCCGTTGAGCGGCGGCATCGAGGCCATCGTCCACGCCGACCACGGTGATCCCTTCGCGATCCTGGGCATGCACCAGACCGGCAAGGACCAGCCCGTCGAGGTCCGCGCCTTCATCCCCGGCGCGGAGAAGCTCTGGGTGGTCGACAGCGCGTCCGGCGACCCGGTGGGCGAGGCCGACAAGGTCCATGGCGAGGGCTTCTTCGTCGCCGTCCTGAGCGACCGCAAGGAGCCCTTCCGCTACCGCCTGCGCGTCCAGTTCCCGCTGGCGACGGTGGAGTTCGAGGACGCTTACCGCTTCTGGTCCGTCCTGGGCGAGCTGGACATCCATCTGCTGGCCGAGGGCACGCACCTCAAGAGCTTCGAGCGGCTGGGCGCCCACCCGCGGGAAATCGACGGCGTGGCCGGCGTGGCCTTCGCCGTCTGGGCGCCCAACGCCCGGCGGGTCAGCGTCGTCGGCGATTTCTGCGACTGGGACGGTCGTCGCCTGCCCATGCGCAAGCGGACGGAAGCCGGCGTGTGGGAGATTTTCGTGCCCCACGCCACCGTCGGCCAACGCTACAAGTTCGAGATCAAGGGGGCGGGCGGCGATCTGCTGCCGCTGAAGTCCGATCCCTACGCCTTCCAGGCCGAGTTCCGCCCCCAGACCGCCTCCGTGGTGCACGGCTTGCCGTCCTACGACTGGCAGGATGCCGAGTGGCAGCGGACCCGCTCCGCCAGCGCCGACCTGACCGCGCCGATCTCCATCTACGAGGTCCATCTCGGCTCCTGGGCGCGGGTGCCGGAGGAGGGCGACCGCTTCCTGACCTACCGGGAGCTGGCCGAGCGGCTGGTGCCCTACGTCAAGGATCTCGGGTTCACCCACATCGAATTGCTGCCGATCACCGAGCATCCCTTCGACGGCTCCTGGGGCTACCAGCCGATCGGCATGTACGCGCCGACCAGCCGCCACGGCACGCCGGAGGACTTCAAGTATTTCGTGGACGCCTGCCACGCGGCGGGGATCGGGCTGCTGCTCGATTGGGTGCCCGGCCACTTCCCGACTGACCCGCACGGGCTGGGCTGGTTCGACGGCACGCACCTCTACGAGCACGCCGACCCGCGCCAGGGCTATCACCAGGACTGGAACACGCTGATCTATAATTTCGGCCGGACGGAGGTGCAGAACTTCCTGCTCGGCAACGCGCTGTTCTGGCTGGAGCATTACCGTCTGGACGGGCTGCGGGTCGATGCCGTGGCCTCCATGCTCTACCTCGATTACAGCCGCAAGGCCGGCGAGTGGGTTCCCAACCGCTTCGGCGGGCGCGAGAACCTGGAATCCATCGCCTTCCTGAAGCGGATGAACGAGCTGACCTACGGCCACCACCAAGGGATCATGACGGTGGCCGAGGAATCCACGGCTTGGCCGGCGGTGTCGCGGCCCGTCTATCTCGGGGGCTTGGGCTTCGGCTACAAGTGGAACATGGGTTGGATGCACGACACGCTGGAGTACATGGCGAAGGACCCCATCCACCGCCGTTACCACCACCACCAGCTCACCTTCGGCCTGATCTACCAGTTCTCGGAAAACTTCGTCCTGCCGCTCAGCCACGACGAGGTGGTTCACGGCAAAGGCTCGCTCATCAACAAGATGCCGGGCGACGACTGGCAGAAGTTCGCCAACCTGCGCGCCTATTACGGCTTCATGTTCGCCCATCCCGGCAAGAAGCTGCTGTTCATGGGCGGCGAGTTCGGCCAGTGGCGCGAGTGGAGCGAGGCGCGCAGCCTGGATTGGCACCTGCTGGAGGAGCCGCTGCACCATGGGCTTCACGCGCTGGTGCGCGACCTGAACGGCATGTACCGCGGGCTGAAGCCGCTGCACCAGACCGACTGCGACCCGGCGGGCTTCGAATGGATCGAGGCCAACGACAGCGACAACTCCGTCCTCGCGTTCCTGCGCAAGAGCGGAGAGGATCCGGAGCACCATGTGGTCGTGGTCTGCAACTTCACCCCGATGCCGCGCGACGGCTACCGCGTCGGCGTCACCCTGCCGGGCCGCTACGAGGAGGTGCTGAACACCGACGCCCCGGAATATGGCGGGAGCGGCGTCGGCAATGCCGGCGGCGTGGCGAGCGAGGAGACGGAATGGCATGGCCGTCCGCATTCCATCACCCTGACCCTGCCGCCGCTGGGTACGCTGGTGCTGGAGCGTAAGGCGGGGTAG
- the treS gene encoding maltose alpha-D-glucosyltransferase, which translates to MKNSDNGRIDRNDTLWYKDAVIYQLHVKAFYDADNDGIGDIAGLTQKLDYIQELGVTTLWLLPFYPSPLRDDGYDIADYKAVNPSYGNLQDFKRFLRECHDRGLRVITELVINHTSDQHPWFQRARLAKPGSNHRNFYVWSDTDQKYQGTRIIFCDTEKSNWTWDSEAQAYFWHRFYSHQPDLNFDNPKVLQEVLNVMRFWLDMGVDGLRLDAVPYLKEREGTNNENLPETHDVLKAIRTEIDKGYGDRMLLAEANQWPEDVLPYFGDLEKGGDECHMAFHFPLMPRIYMAVAMEDRHPIADIMRQTPDIPDECQWAIFLRNHDELTLEMVTDRERDYLWDFYAADRRMRINLGIRRRLAPLLQNDRRKIELLKSLLLSMPGTPVLYYGDEIGMGDNIYLGDRDGVRTPMQWSPDRNGGFSRADPARLYLPAIQDPIYGFQAINVEAAQRSPSSLLNWMKRLIAVRQQHKAFGRGSFQLLYPGNRKVLAYLRCHSTEEGDEVILCVANLSRSAQAVELDLKQFRGRVPVEMLGRTVFPPVGDLPYLLTIPAYGFYWFALAAEAALPSWHETMPEPVPDLLTVVVRDGWKSLISGRAEAELARDILQAYLPQQRWFAAKDRRIERAHVPVSARLDGPGDGFMMLHTEVELSGGGTQSYFLPLAMSWEENAGNTGWPLLPFTLAKARRGPRTGAIYDAMQADAFTRSLLTALREGREIPASHGHLRFSPTACMADLVVDDDTEIRRLGVEQSNSSILVGSQAVLKAFRRLTPGAHPEIEVGRFLTEVAGFQNTPRLLGSVEHVAEDGTPTALFVLQGFVRNQGDGWSSTVDSLVRDLDDIRLGLAHDPEEPTEGEPFGMHAAMMATLGQRTAELHCALAKRTGDPAFDPEPVTADDLKGWGEAARRQAEAAFAALPGALDRLAPAVREQAESLLARRADVMNRLAELADTPPQGDKTRIHGDYHLGQVLRAQNDWYIIDFEGEPAKSLEERRAKHSPLRDVAGMLRSFNYATWAALFRIDETGALEEAGAVMEAALDWERRSMQSFLEAYRAAMAACPDVPDGAAADRRLLALFLMEKALYEIAYEAANRPNWIGIPVKGVLGLLDGES; encoded by the coding sequence ATGAAGAACTCGGACAACGGCCGGATCGATCGGAACGACACGCTCTGGTACAAGGACGCGGTCATCTATCAGCTTCACGTGAAGGCGTTCTACGACGCCGACAACGACGGCATCGGCGACATCGCCGGCCTCACGCAGAAGCTCGACTACATCCAGGAGCTTGGCGTCACCACGCTGTGGCTGCTGCCCTTCTACCCCTCGCCGTTGCGCGACGACGGCTACGACATCGCCGACTACAAGGCGGTCAACCCGTCCTACGGCAATCTTCAGGACTTCAAGCGGTTCCTGCGCGAGTGCCACGACCGCGGCCTGCGCGTGATCACGGAGCTGGTCATCAACCACACCTCCGACCAGCATCCGTGGTTCCAGCGCGCCCGTCTGGCCAAGCCGGGATCGAACCACCGCAATTTCTACGTCTGGTCCGACACCGACCAGAAGTATCAGGGCACCCGCATCATTTTCTGCGACACGGAAAAGTCCAACTGGACCTGGGATTCCGAGGCGCAGGCCTATTTCTGGCACCGCTTCTACTCGCACCAGCCCGACCTGAACTTCGACAACCCGAAGGTCCTTCAGGAGGTGCTGAACGTCATGCGCTTCTGGCTGGACATGGGGGTGGACGGGCTGCGGCTCGACGCCGTGCCCTACCTGAAGGAGCGCGAGGGCACCAACAACGAGAACCTGCCGGAAACCCACGACGTCCTGAAGGCGATCCGCACGGAGATCGACAAGGGCTACGGCGACCGCATGCTGCTGGCCGAGGCGAACCAGTGGCCGGAGGACGTGCTGCCCTATTTCGGCGATCTGGAGAAGGGCGGCGACGAATGCCACATGGCCTTCCACTTCCCGCTGATGCCGCGCATCTACATGGCCGTCGCCATGGAGGACCGGCACCCCATCGCCGACATCATGCGCCAGACCCCGGACATCCCGGACGAGTGCCAGTGGGCCATCTTCCTGCGCAACCATGACGAGCTGACGCTGGAGATGGTGACCGACCGCGAGCGGGACTATCTCTGGGACTTCTACGCCGCCGACCGGCGGATGCGGATCAACCTGGGCATCCGGCGGCGCCTCGCCCCGCTGCTCCAGAACGACCGCCGCAAGATCGAGCTGCTGAAGAGCCTGCTGCTGTCCATGCCGGGCACGCCGGTGCTCTATTACGGCGACGAGATCGGCATGGGCGACAACATCTATCTCGGCGACCGCGACGGCGTGCGCACGCCGATGCAGTGGTCGCCCGACCGCAACGGCGGCTTCTCGCGCGCCGACCCGGCGCGGCTGTACCTGCCGGCGATCCAGGACCCGATCTACGGCTTCCAGGCCATCAACGTCGAGGCGGCGCAGCGCAGCCCGTCGTCTCTGCTGAACTGGATGAAGCGGCTGATCGCCGTGCGCCAGCAGCACAAGGCCTTCGGGCGCGGCAGCTTCCAGCTCCTCTATCCGGGCAACCGCAAGGTCCTGGCCTATCTGCGCTGCCATTCGACGGAGGAGGGCGACGAGGTCATCCTCTGCGTGGCCAACCTGTCCCGCTCCGCCCAGGCGGTGGAGTTGGACCTCAAGCAGTTCCGCGGCCGCGTGCCGGTGGAGATGCTGGGCCGCACGGTCTTCCCGCCGGTCGGCGATCTGCCTTATCTGCTGACCATCCCGGCCTACGGCTTCTACTGGTTCGCGCTGGCCGCCGAGGCGGCGCTGCCTTCCTGGCACGAGACGATGCCGGAGCCGGTGCCCGACCTGCTGACCGTGGTGGTGCGCGACGGCTGGAAGAGCCTGATCAGCGGGCGCGCCGAGGCCGAGCTGGCGCGCGACATCCTGCAGGCCTACCTGCCGCAGCAGCGCTGGTTCGCCGCCAAGGACCGCCGGATCGAGCGCGCGCATGTCCCGGTGTCCGCGCGGCTGGACGGGCCGGGCGACGGCTTCATGATGCTCCACACCGAGGTCGAGCTGTCCGGCGGCGGCACGCAGTCCTACTTCCTTCCGCTCGCCATGAGTTGGGAGGAGAACGCCGGCAACACCGGCTGGCCGCTGCTTCCCTTCACGCTGGCCAAGGCCCGGCGCGGCCCGCGTACCGGTGCCATTTACGACGCCATGCAGGCCGACGCTTTCACCCGCAGCCTGCTGACCGCCCTGCGCGAGGGGCGGGAAATCCCGGCCTCGCATGGGCACCTGCGCTTCTCGCCAACGGCCTGCATGGCCGACCTCGTGGTGGACGACGACACGGAGATCCGCCGCCTCGGCGTGGAGCAGAGCAACAGCTCCATTCTGGTCGGCAGCCAGGCCGTGCTGAAGGCGTTCCGCCGCCTGACCCCCGGTGCCCATCCGGAGATCGAGGTCGGGCGCTTCCTGACCGAGGTGGCGGGCTTCCAGAACACGCCGCGGCTGCTCGGCTCCGTCGAGCATGTGGCGGAGGACGGCACGCCGACCGCGCTGTTCGTGCTCCAAGGCTTCGTTCGCAACCAGGGCGACGGCTGGAGCAGCACCGTCGACTCACTGGTGCGCGACCTGGACGACATCCGTCTCGGCCTCGCCCACGACCCGGAGGAGCCGACCGAGGGCGAACCCTTCGGCATGCACGCCGCCATGATGGCGACGCTCGGCCAGCGCACGGCGGAACTCCACTGCGCGCTGGCGAAGCGGACCGGCGATCCGGCCTTCGATCCGGAGCCGGTCACCGCCGACGACCTGAAGGGCTGGGGCGAGGCCGCCCGCCGTCAGGCCGAGGCCGCCTTCGCCGCGCTGCCCGGCGCGCTGGACCGTCTGGCCCCCGCCGTGCGCGAGCAGGCGGAATCGCTGCTGGCCCGCCGCGCCGACGTGATGAACCGTCTGGCCGAACTGGCCGACACGCCGCCGCAGGGCGACAAGACGCGCATCCACGGCGACTATCACCTGGGGCAGGTGCTGCGCGCCCAGAACGACTGGTACATCATCGACTTCGAGGGCGAGCCGGCGAAGTCCCTGGAGGAGCGCCGGGCCAAGCACAGCCCGCTGCGCGACGTGGCGGGGATGCTGCGCTCCTTCAACTACGCCACCTGGGCGGCGCTGTTCCGGATCGACGAGACGGGCGCGCTGGAGGAGGCCGGCGCGGTGATGGAGGCGGCGCTCGATTGGGAGCGGCGCAGCATGCAGAGCTTCCTGGAGGCCTACCGAGCCGCCATGGCGGCCTGCCCGGACGTGCCGGACGGTGCCGCCGCCGACCGTCGCCTGCTGGCGCTGTTCCTGATGGAGAAGGCGCTCTACGAGATCGCCTACGAGGCCGCCAACCGGCCGAACTGGATCGGCATTCCGGTGAAGGGCGTGCTGGGGCTTTTGGACGGCGAGTCCTGA
- a CDS encoding bacteriohemerythrin, with the protein MQPSARFPWKSEYTVGNESIDEQHRTLLELAGLLHMAVAAGQGYKIIQNAFAALVKYTEEHFSDEEQFWIDAKSAVVEKHKRLHRQITEELLALRFEGPYGVVFCTPNELTNWVEHRLIVHFIEEDQGVYRSLTPNIKRKRASA; encoded by the coding sequence ATGCAGCCATCCGCCCGCTTCCCGTGGAAGTCCGAATACACGGTTGGAAACGAGTCCATCGACGAGCAGCACCGGACCCTTCTGGAACTGGCCGGGCTGTTGCACATGGCGGTCGCGGCGGGGCAGGGCTACAAGATCATCCAGAACGCCTTCGCCGCCCTGGTGAAGTACACGGAGGAGCATTTCTCCGACGAGGAACAGTTCTGGATCGACGCCAAGAGCGCCGTCGTCGAGAAGCACAAGCGGTTACACCGGCAGATCACCGAGGAACTGCTGGCCCTGCGGTTCGAGGGGCCGTACGGCGTCGTCTTCTGCACGCCCAACGAACTGACCAACTGGGTCGAGCACCGCCTGATCGTCCATTTCATCGAAGAGGATCAGGGCGTCTACCGCAGCCTCACCCCAAACATCAAGCGGAAGCGGGCCTCCGCCTGA
- a CDS encoding GNAT family N-acetyltransferase — translation MNAAWRAMEAADLDRVMSIAEVVHPDYPEDRAVFAERLALYPDGCAMADVFRAETAGAEADGSCIGYIVMHPGRLGVPPPLDSPLGALPEMPDCLYLHDVALLPAARGLGLGVAALERMNALAARQGFRWLALTSTPGARAFWDAQGFLPHDGGAGLAAKLASYGGGMTYMAKPVKG, via the coding sequence ATGAACGCGGCTTGGCGCGCCATGGAAGCGGCTGACCTGGACCGTGTGATGTCCATCGCCGAGGTCGTGCACCCCGATTACCCGGAGGATCGCGCCGTCTTTGCCGAGCGTTTGGCCCTCTACCCGGACGGCTGCGCCATGGCGGACGTTTTTAGGGCGGAAACCGCCGGGGCGGAAGCGGACGGATCCTGCATCGGCTACATCGTCATGCATCCGGGCCGGCTGGGCGTTCCGCCGCCCCTCGATTCGCCGCTCGGCGCGTTGCCGGAGATGCCGGACTGCCTCTATCTGCACGACGTCGCCCTGCTGCCCGCGGCACGGGGGCTGGGGTTGGGCGTGGCGGCGCTGGAGCGCATGAACGCGCTGGCGGCGCGGCAGGGGTTTCGCTGGCTGGCCCTGACCTCCACCCCCGGCGCGCGGGCCTTCTGGGACGCGCAAGGATTCCTGCCCCATGATGGCGGGGCTGGGCTGGCGGCCAAGCTCGCCTCCTACGGCGGCGGCATGACTTACATGGCGAAGCCGGTGAAAGGCTGA
- the cysQ gene encoding 3'(2'),5'-bisphosphate nucleotidase CysQ has product MTDTAAASLLPKVRTIAHEAGQVILRFYNDGIDAATKVDGSPVTQADLAAEHVITPALHHIAPGIPVVAEEAVAAGHRPDISGGRFWLVDPLDGTKEFISRNGEFTVNIALIDGGRPVLGVVYAPATGDLYAACGAGTAVHWVEGRHDYPIQVRKPPPDGLTVVASRSHGSGSELDGFLAGYTVKNRVTCGSSLKFCTVASGKADLYPRFGPTSEWDTAAGHAILAAAGGRVEQPDGSPFLYGKADIVNPHFVAYGW; this is encoded by the coding sequence ATGACCGACACCGCCGCGGCGAGCCTGCTGCCCAAGGTGCGGACCATCGCCCACGAAGCGGGTCAGGTGATCCTGCGCTTCTACAACGACGGCATCGACGCCGCCACAAAGGTCGACGGCAGTCCGGTCACCCAGGCCGATCTAGCCGCCGAGCATGTCATCACCCCGGCCCTTCACCACATCGCCCCCGGCATTCCGGTTGTCGCGGAGGAGGCCGTGGCCGCCGGGCACCGGCCGGACATCTCCGGCGGACGTTTCTGGCTGGTCGATCCGCTGGACGGAACCAAGGAATTCATCAGCCGCAACGGCGAGTTCACCGTCAACATCGCCCTGATCGACGGCGGGCGCCCGGTCCTGGGTGTCGTCTACGCGCCGGCCACGGGTGACCTCTACGCCGCCTGCGGGGCGGGCACAGCGGTTCATTGGGTGGAGGGCCGCCACGACTACCCGATCCAGGTCCGCAAGCCGCCGCCCGACGGCCTGACCGTGGTCGCCAGCCGTTCCCATGGCAGCGGCAGCGAACTGGACGGCTTCCTCGCCGGCTACACGGTGAAAAACCGGGTGACCTGCGGCAGCTCCCTGAAATTCTGCACGGTGGCGTCGGGCAAGGCCGACCTCTACCCCCGCTTCGGCCCGACCAGCGAGTGGGACACCGCCGCCGGCCACGCCATCCTCGCCGCCGCCGGCGGGCGGGTGGAGCAGCCCGACGGCTCGCCCTTCCTCTACGGCAAGGCCGACATCGTGAATCCCCATTTCGTTGCGTATGGATGGTGA
- a CDS encoding ferritin-like domain-containing protein: protein MVTTLCDAAVAVLTTAAPLEKVRLTREYAAAWRDGRIAGFGNLLPPERPARPERPPLMLPRDMPKRGRGGSAQNRLALLHALAHIELNAIDLAWDIVCRFVGEGMPKGFTDDWVQVADDEARHFQMLEERLNQLGSGYGELPAHDGLWQAATTTAHDLAARLAVVPMVLEARGLDVTPETVRRLREFGDAESATLLQVIHDEEITHVAAGRRWFGHLCAKRGVDPVETWQDLVKRYFRGGLKKPFNVTSRQAADFGPEFYEPIAE from the coding sequence ATGGTGACGACGCTGTGTGACGCGGCCGTCGCGGTGCTGACCACCGCGGCGCCGCTGGAGAAGGTGCGCCTGACGCGGGAGTACGCTGCGGCGTGGCGCGATGGACGCATCGCCGGGTTCGGCAACCTGCTCCCGCCGGAGCGCCCCGCCCGCCCGGAGCGCCCGCCGCTGATGCTGCCCCGCGACATGCCCAAGCGCGGGCGCGGCGGCAGCGCGCAGAACCGCCTCGCCCTGCTGCACGCGCTGGCCCACATCGAGCTGAACGCCATCGACCTCGCCTGGGACATCGTGTGCCGCTTCGTCGGCGAGGGGATGCCCAAGGGCTTCACCGACGACTGGGTGCAGGTCGCCGACGACGAGGCCCGGCATTTCCAGATGCTGGAGGAGCGGTTGAACCAGCTCGGTTCCGGCTACGGTGAGTTGCCGGCCCATGACGGGCTGTGGCAGGCGGCGACCACCACCGCCCACGACCTCGCCGCCCGGCTGGCCGTGGTGCCGATGGTGCTGGAGGCGCGCGGGCTCGACGTGACCCCGGAAACCGTCCGCCGCCTGCGCGAGTTCGGTGACGCCGAGAGCGCCACCCTGCTCCAGGTCATCCATGACGAGGAGATCACCCACGTCGCCGCCGGACGCCGCTGGTTCGGCCATCTCTGCGCCAAGCGTGGCGTGGACCCGGTGGAGACGTGGCAGGATCTGGTGAAGCGGTATTTCCGCGGCGGCCTGAAGAAGCCCTTCAACGTGACCAGCCGCCAAGCCGCCGACTTCGGCCCGGAATTCTACGAGCCAATCGCGGAGTGA
- a CDS encoding DUF6285 domain-containing protein: MRTSPDAQELLSIVADTFRTDLLPHIPPAQRYTALMIANALGIVQRELAGADEAGHAMLAALALLYGEDADDSLSGADLRRRVEALQHRLCIEIAAGDFDHDGQDVLMECLEEIVQARLCIANPKLLRG; this comes from the coding sequence ATGCGCACCAGCCCCGACGCCCAGGAACTGCTGAGCATCGTCGCGGACACCTTCCGGACCGACCTGCTTCCCCACATCCCGCCGGCCCAGCGCTACACGGCGCTGATGATCGCCAACGCGCTCGGCATCGTGCAACGCGAACTGGCCGGCGCGGACGAGGCCGGTCACGCCATGCTGGCGGCGCTGGCCCTGCTCTACGGCGAGGACGCCGACGACAGCCTGTCCGGCGCCGACCTGCGCCGGCGGGTGGAGGCCCTTCAGCACCGGCTGTGCATCGAGATCGCCGCGGGCGACTTCGACCACGACGGCCAGGACGTGTTGATGGAGTGCCTGGAGGAGATCGTCCAGGCCCGGCTGTGCATCGCCAACCCGAAGCTGTTGCGGGGGTAG